From Rutidosis leptorrhynchoides isolate AG116_Rl617_1_P2 chromosome 3, CSIRO_AGI_Rlap_v1, whole genome shotgun sequence, a single genomic window includes:
- the LOC139899789 gene encoding protein ALP1-like, giving the protein MDFLALSIDLLFDSTSSEEEEEIQPRTRFQRQPRRFLNRDREAAGQLLWNDYFCENPTFPDDIFKRRFRMRKVLFLRIKDGILQHSYTPNAPDHFTFFQQRPDALGRLGFSTIRKITCALRQLSYGMTADIFVEYIKMAEKTGYVTLNNFCKCLIDLYGREYLRKPNATDIARLYSAHEEKHGFKGMLGSIDCMHWAWKNCPVAWKGQYTRGDHGHPTIMLEAVASYDMWIWHAFFGMAGSNNDINVLNYSPLFDSLRKDRAAPSPFEVNGNQYPFGYYLADGIYPDWTTLIKGYTTPIEEPRKKFTKFQASARKDVERTFGVLQGRFAILKTPARVMSVNKMRRIMYSCIVMHNMIQEDNGFALSTWEQEWLDKSENRPRRNIRRRVKDRRSREKEIRDRDVHDQLREDLTAHIWNLPPNFRSMHN; this is encoded by the coding sequence ATGGATTTTTTAGCCTTAAGTATCGATTTATTATTCGATTCAACGTCGTCCGAAGAAGAGGAAGAAATCCAACCAAGAACTCGTTTTCAAAGACAACCACGACGTTTTTTAAATAGAGATCGTGAAGCAGCGGGTCAATTATTGTGGAACGATTACTTTTGTGAAAATCCGACGTTTCCGGACGACATTTTCAAGAGACGATTTCGGATGCGCAAAGTTTTATTTCTCCGTATCAAAGACGGTATTCTTCAACACTCTTATACTCCTAATGCCCCCGATCATTTTACTTTTTTCCAACAACGTCCGGATGCACTTGGACGTCTTGGTTTCTCAACTATTCGAAAAATAACTTGCGCGTTACGGCAATTGTCGTATGGGATGACCGCGGATATATTTGTTGAATATATTAAAATGGCGGAAAAAACGGGTTATGTTACTTTAAATAATTTTTGCAAGTGTCTAATTGACTTATATGGGCGGGAATATTTGAGGAAGCCTAATGCAACTGACATTGCTCGGTTGTATTCGGCGCACGAGGAGAAACATGGTTTCAAGGGAATGCTGGGTAGTATTGACTGTATGCATTGGGCATGGAAAAATTGTCCCGTTGCATGGAAAGGTCAATATACGAGAGGTGATCACGGTCACCCGACGATCATGCTTGAAGCGGTTGCTTCATACGATATGTGGATATGGCATGCTTTTTTTGGGATGGCGGGTTCAAACAATGACATTAATGTGTTAAATTATTCTCCGTTGTTTGATTCCCTTCGTAAGGATAGAGCCGCACCTTCACCGTTTGAAGTAAACGGAAACCAGTATCCCTTTGGTTACTACTTGGCGGACGGGATATATCCCGATTGGACAACACTGATAAAGGGGTATACGACTCCTATTGAAGAGCCTAGAAAAAAATTTACTAAATTTCAAGCGAGTGCTAGAAAGGATGTTGAGCGTACATTTGGTGTTTTACAAGGTCGGTTTGCGATTTTAAAAACACCGGCACGAGTTATGAGTGTTAATAAGATGAGAAGGATAATGTATAGTTGTATTGTTATGCACAACATGATACAAGAAGATAACGGGTTTGCGTTAAGTACTTGGGAACAAGAATGGTTAGATAAATCCGAAAACCGGCCTCGTCGCAATATTCGGAGAAGGGTCAAAGATCGTCGATCACGAGAGAAAGAGATTCGCGATCGAGACGTGCACGATCAACTTCGTGAAGATTTAACGGCTCATATTTGGAACCTCCCGCCAAACTTTCGCTCGATGCATAACTAG
- the LOC139899790 gene encoding uncharacterized protein: MAGEWLKKAPISVWWDYKNCEIQETHDDLDLIKGNICCALKNMGYGGIISVNAYGDTTLIETDIQEAFFKARIILTHTSKSKEKIITDFTLWTKDNPQPCTIMVISGDTDFAKPLHILNLAGYHILIAARLPIPEILCDAAKHVWSFDRLLNGGPPEPLRLSTSSAISHAVEKKVRRSFKEGDPTRVIFEVLNVLKSEEILPFQDNIINCLNYGDLKQREKIERLEDIHLKLTEVLGNAQYFQVRFVGRKKLFTPKGEDLWNVIHPIGGHPVDYPKQIWNKLELYLRSPDGCKKIQNSECSYEIATIIKKHCLLEISVGKIIQIVDLAVRLIDIE, from the exons ATGGCCGGAGAATGGTTAAAAAAAGCACCCATTTCTGTCTGGTGGGATTACAAGAATTGTGAGATACAAGAAACACATGATGATCTGGATTTGATCAAAGGAAATATATGTTGTGCGTTGAAGAATATGGGGTACGGTGGAATCATATCCGTTAATGCATATGGTGATACTACGCTGATCGAAACCGACATTCAAGAAGCCTTTTTTAAAGCTCGAATCATTTTAACTCATACTTCTAAAA GTAAAGAAAAAATAATTACGGACTTCACACTTTGGACTAAGGATAACCCCCAACCATGCACTATCATGGTGATTTCTGGCGATACTGACTTTGCCAAGCCTCTTCACATATTAAATCTGGCTGGATATCATATTCTTATAGCGGCTCGTTTACCTATTCCAGAAATTCTCTGTGATGCAGCAAAGCATGTATGGTCATTTGATAGGCTTCTTAATGGAGGACCACCAGAACCACTTCGATTATCTACTTCCTCAGCAATATCACACGCAGTAGAAAAGAAGGTCAGACGATCTTTTAAAGAAGGAGATCCTACAAGAGTTATCTTTGAAGTCTTGAACGTACTTAAATCAGAGGAAATACTGCCTTTTCAAGATAATATAATAAACTGCCTAAATTACGGGGATCTCAAGCAGCGGGAAAAAATCGAAAGGTTGGAGGATATTCACCTGAAACTCACGGAAGTCCTGGGGAATGCTCAATATTTCCAGGTACGCTTTGTTGGCAGAAAAAAGTTATTTACTCCTAAAGGTGAAGATTTATGGAATGTTATACACCCTATTGGTGGTCACCCTGTTGATTATCCAAAACAAATATGGAATAAGTTGGAGCTCTACTTAAGGAGTCCCGATGGATGCAAGAAAATACAAAATTCTGAATGCAG CTATGAGATAGCAACAATTATAAAGAAGCATTGCTTACTAGAGATCTCTGTTGGAAAGATAATCCAGATTGTGGACTTGGCAGTCCGG TTAATCGATATCGAATAG